GGAAGTGTGTGTGTTTCCTAGCATGGCTTGTTTGAGATGTGTGAGCTATGGTTAATGATGGCTGGTGGTCCCTTTGAATTCCATTCTTGGAGACCTCAGTGGTTAAGAGTATGGACACCAGACAGACCACTCACTTACTGGCAAGTTATTTCACCTCGCCTCCCTCCATCTCATGATCTGTAAAATCAGAATAACAATAGCACAGCATCTCCCTCGTAAAGTTGTGAGGATAGAAAGAGATAATCTGCATAAATAGCTTAGAACAGTGCCCGGGGTGGATCATAGGAGCCTTAGTTGTTTTTATCATCATGACTACCGTCATCATCATGTAAAGATGAGGGAGACCCAGGAAGTGTAAATTATTCTTCCAGAAAGAGGCGGTCCCATGGGGAGGAAATGAAGGCAAAGCTGGCCATTTGCTTGAAAGTTTTAAGTctgtaaaatgaatattaaaacacTTGCTCTCTGAGCACAGGGAGGTTTTAAAAGGCGTGGGGGCTGGGGTAGACTCAAAGTCTCTCTGCTGTTTGGGGCCGACTCCAGGTTCTGGGAGTAAAGTATATGGGGTCTCGTGTGACGCTCTCTCTTTGAGATTCACCAGGTCCTAGGTCCTAGGTCCCACCGGGTCCTACCCAGCTGCCGACCCAACAGCGATGCACATTACGGGGCCCTCAGTCAACACTGATTGACGCAAGGACTCGAGTCAGGAACAAACTGATTGGGATTAACTTGTGTGGTGTTACTCACTGCCCTGAAAGGCAAGCCCTGGGAGCCCCCAGCCCCGAAAGGTCGTGGAGCTTTCCGGGAGACTCCTGGAAGCGCGTGAATAGCAAGCACAGCGAGGCGCACCCGCTTTACAAACTTCGAATATTCCCTGGAACCTGCTCCGAAGGCCGAGTCCTCCGTGTCAGCCAATTGGTTTAGTAGCTGTGTGATTTCTCTCCTGCACTTATTTGGTGATCTCAAATGGCGTCCACACAGCCGCCACGCTCTCCTTCACTTGAGGATAAAGAGGAAGCCGATTTGGCATGTGGGAGCTGACTGGAAAACAACTTTGTACTCTAGTTATTGGGCAAAAAGCTCCACCTTCCCACGCTGCTGATAATATTTCTCCGGGCTGCGTGGGATACTCATCTTACCTATGAGAGCGAGCTGCCTTCTGCCGGGTTGGGCGATTCCCGCAGGGCCTGAATCTCCGCAGAAACCGGCGTTCGGGGGAAATAAGGAGCCGCGGATGTGAGTCTGCTTTGTCACTGCCTTCTGAccgactttgggcaagtcacttggcTCTCGTGACCTCAGAGTTGTTGTCTAATATGGGAGGGAAGTGAAGCTGGATGGCGCTCGGGGCAGCggcggagagccgagatcaccGCGCGCGCCTGGGAACTTTGTCTGGAGCGCGGCGCTGGGACCGGGAGCGCAGGGCGGGGGCTCCCTCTGCGGGAGCGCGGCGGCGGCACTTCTCTTTTCGCCGCGCGTCACGGGGCCCGCTCGGCGCTCTCCCACCCCGGGCTGGGCGAGAGCGGCTCCCCAGCAGGGCGACAGAGGAGCCGGGCGAGAGCGAGCCGCCGCGGATAGCCTGGGAGCCCAGAGCGCGGCCCCTGGCCCCCGCCGGGGCGGCTTCCGCAGTCGCGCGGACTCCGCCTTCGGGGCTGCCCGGCTCCCTCTCGTAAGTCGACTTGGCCGCGGGGCTGGAGCTGTTAGCCCAGTCTCAGCCCCGTCTTCGCCGCGGCGTGGCTGGGACGCCCCGACCCTCTGCTCCTCACGACTTTCGTTTTCCCGCCGGGGAAAACTTCAGCGCCGCGTCCCTCTCCGGGCGGCGGGCGGGGGCGCCCTTCCGGAGCCGCTCGGGGACCCCGGCTGAACCCTGGCCTCTCTCCGCGCCTGCGGGAGTCCTGGGGGCCGATCAGGGCGCGCGGCGGGCGGACACAGGGTCGCGGGCCCAGTGGGTGACCCCGGCGCGCGCCTAGTGGACGCCGCAACTTCGGGGCTCCCCGGGGCAGCCGCCGCCTGCGGCCAGACGCGGAGAAGTTCTCCGAAGCCAGAGCTGGGAAAGGGCGGCGGGCGCGGAGCGTGTCGTGGATAACGAGCGCCGGCTTCCTGGGCTCGCGGGCCAAGCGGAGCCGCCAGGCTGGAGTCGCGGGCGCGCCGGTGCCGGGCTTTCCCGGGACTCTCCCCGAGTGCCAAGAACGCGACTCCTGGGCGCGCCCTTTCCGGGAGCAGGGGCATCCCGCAGTCCTGGCCCTTCGCGACCCAGCGCCGCCCCGCCCGGCCCGCGCTTGTGCGGGGTGCAGGGGGCCCGAAGAGCTGCTGAGCCCAGCTTCCCGACCTCGCCTTTCCGAGCCGCCCACCGCTTCTCCGCAACCCTGGACCAGCGGGGACGAGCGATGCTGCCCGAGCCCCGAGCTTCTGAACAGGGACGCGGGGCGCGTGAAGGGACTGATCCCTGGGCTTCTGCGCTAGGGCAATTGGGGCTGGAGGGGGTCTCCGAGTTGTTCTTTGGCGGCGGAAGTTGCGGGCCGCGCCTCCCAGGCCTCGCCCTTCCCAGTGACCGGCTTCTGCGGTTTTTAAGGTCAGGTTTTCATGCTGCAGAGCGGGCCGGGATCGTCCCCCTGCGAAGTGGTGTCGCCTCTGGGATCCGAGCCGAGAAACGGGACGCTCGAGTCCATTTGCAGTCT
This Callithrix jacchus isolate 240 chromosome 2, calJac240_pri, whole genome shotgun sequence DNA region includes the following protein-coding sequences:
- the LOC144581531 gene encoding uncharacterized protein LOC144581531, with product MSAPKLAKDTKLSGSPLLWSQHTPFPGVGILPILPAPLPHGCLVYTALILEPIFNLPSKASCLSTDAVSCSTSAPHSSQCAWFTASAPHRPKKQVKSAPGPIPRLRLPSKGTTHFFPRLLDLETSRSGKAESLNLQNTHSPRLPSTVSYVKTANGLERPVSRLGSQRRHHFAGGRSRPALQHENLTLKTAEAGHWEGRGLGGAARNFRRQRTTRRPPPAPIALAQKPRDQSLHAPRVPVQKLGARAASLVPAGPGLRRSGGRLGKARSGSWAQQLFGPPAPRTSAGRAGRRWVAKGQDCGMPLLPERARPGVAFLALGESPGKARHRRARDSSLAAPLGPRAQEAGARYPRHAPRPPPFPSSGFGELLRVWPQAAAAPGSPEVAASTRRAPGSPTGPATLCPPAARPDRPPGLPQARREARVQPGSPSGSGRAPPPAARRGTRR